The Ischnura elegans chromosome 1, ioIscEleg1.1, whole genome shotgun sequence genome contains a region encoding:
- the LOC124164107 gene encoding origin recognition complex subunit 4 gives MGISDQHDSVRQNIQEVRRILNEQIFSPVPLLRGHSKERVHILDLMSRTVNAGESNSALLIGPRGCGKTTLVKNVLNELEKDPTFSDKAIVVHLNGLIHTDDRLSLQDITRQMQLENVVQDKVFGSFSENLTFLLECLRLGEKGTSKATLIILDEFDLFCNHKNQTLLYNLFDVSQSAQAPICVVGITCRLDVTELLEKRVRSRFSHRQILLLPESGDENSFVNIAADLLSLPKKALKCPGEKKIISTWNDAVKNVLSNVEVSSILRQLMDVSKNERVLRNFLACIISRLDEKHSMLDEGVFIRISKLFIGVDSKVQMLEGLSVLELCLVISMKHINEIYDKEPFNFEMVFAQYKKFISKQSTVQGVEKHIALGAFETLQRLEFIQPAAKGSMKIKYSSGNDKAYQKEFQLFYFLVTSDQVMDAVRNYKDLPTEVAQWASSSLV, from the exons ATGGGAATAAGCGATCAACATGATAGTGTTCGCCAGAACATCCAGGAAGTgcgaagaattttaaatgaacaaatttttagtCCTGTACCTCTTTTGAGAGGTCATTCGAAGGAGAGAGTGCATATTTTGGACTTGATGAGTAGGACAGTAAATGCTGGCGAAAGCAATTCAGCCTTGTTAATTGGACCAAGAGGTTGCGGAAAAACTACG ctagtgaaaaatgttttaaacgaaCTCGAAAAAGATCCAACTTTCAGTGATAAGGCTATTGTCGTACACCTTAATGGGTTGATTCATACAGATGATAGGCTTTCACTGCAGGATATAACTCGTCAAATGCAGCTGGAGAATGTTGTTCAGGATAAAGTTTTCGGTTCCTTttcag aaaacctAACATTTCTGTTGGAATGCTTAAGATTGGGAGAGAAAGGAACTTCAAAAGCAACATTGATTATTTTGgatgaatttgatttattttgcaaCCACAAAAATCAAACATTACTGTACAATTTGTTTGATGTCTCTCAGTCAGCTCAG gcTCCCATATGTGTTGTGGGAATTACGTGTCGCCTTGATGTTACTGAACTGCTGGAGAAAAGAGTACGCTCAAGATTTTCCCACCGACAAATATTGCTCTTACCTGAAAGTGGTGATGAAAATTCTTTTGTGAATATAGCTGCTGATTTGCTGTCGCTACCAAAAAAAGCCTTGAAGTGTCCcggtgaaaagaaaataatttccactTGGAATGATGCTGTTAAAAATGTACTATCAAATGTTGAGGTATCCTCCATCCTGAGGCAGCTGATGGATGTCAGTAAAAATGAAAGAGTCCTCAgaaattttttg GCATGCATTATATCACGTCTAGATGAAAAACATTCTATGCTAGATGAGGGAGTTTTCATCAGAATTTCTAAATTATTCATTGGAGTTGATTCAAAGGTGCAAATGCTGGAAGGATTGTCAGTATTGGAACTATGCCTG GTGATATCCATGAAACATATTAATGAAATCTATGATAAAGAACCATTCAATTTTGAAATGGTATTTGCTCAGTACAAGAAGTTTATCAGCAAGCAATCGACTGTTCAAGGTGTGGAGAAGCACATTGCCTTAGGTGCCTTTGAGACTCTTCAG agactggaGTTCATTCAGCCTGCTGCCAAAGGatcaatgaagataaaatattccaGTGGAAATGATAAGGCTTATCAAAAGGAATTTCAGCTTTTCTACTTTTTAGTTACCTCTGATCAAGTCATGGATGCTGTGAGAAATTATAAGGACCTACCCACTGAAGTTGCACAATGGGCATCTAGCAGTTTGGTTTAA